From the Helicobacter sp. MIT 05-5293 genome, one window contains:
- a CDS encoding aldo/keto reductase, translating to MQNRRDFLKTSAMASLFAFSGGVSHLFAKDSQGVKMEFLTLNNGVKMPILGLGTYTLTGANGQKAMSDAIEIGYRLFDSAQMYGNESELGAAIRESGLKREEFFIQTKLLDSSNEDATKKSIEKSLKALNMDRIDLLLIHSPYPHAKAMYRAMESFYKQGILKSIGISNFGAKAYLDFVQSCEVIPAINQCETHLLMQQKPLREAMQKHGTLLQSWSPFIAGKNSIFDNPTLKTIAQKYNKTPAQVILRFLVELGIGVIPKSSKKQRMQENINIFDFTLSEQDKKILMGLDTNKSSFSWTNY from the coding sequence TGGGGTAAGCCATTTATTCGCAAAAGATTCACAAGGAGTAAAAATGGAATTTCTTACGCTTAATAATGGTGTAAAAATGCCAATTTTGGGACTTGGGACATACACGCTAACTGGTGCAAATGGACAAAAAGCAATGAGTGATGCTATTGAGATTGGCTATCGTCTTTTTGACAGCGCACAGATGTATGGTAATGAATCCGAGCTAGGAGCGGCAATCCGTGAAAGTGGATTAAAACGCGAAGAGTTTTTTATCCAAACTAAACTTTTAGATTCTTCTAATGAAGATGCGACAAAAAAATCGATTGAAAAATCACTCAAAGCATTAAATATGGATAGGATTGATTTGTTGCTTATCCATTCACCCTATCCCCATGCAAAAGCAATGTATCGGGCAATGGAATCATTTTATAAACAAGGGATTCTAAAAAGCATCGGCATTTCAAATTTTGGTGCGAAAGCCTATCTTGATTTTGTGCAATCGTGTGAGGTGATTCCAGCGATTAATCAATGTGAGACGCATTTATTGATGCAGCAAAAACCTTTGCGAGAAGCAATGCAAAAGCACGGCACACTCTTACAATCATGGAGTCCTTTTATCGCAGGTAAAAATTCTATTTTTGATAATCCAACGCTTAAAACAATCGCACAAAAATACAACAAAACACCAGCACAAGTGATTTTGCGTTTTTTGGTTGAGCTTGGAATCGGGGTGATTCCCAAAAGCTCCAAAAAACAACGTATGCAAGAGAATATCAATATTTTTGATTTCACGCTAAGTGAGCAAGATAAGAAGATTCTAATGGGGCTTGATACCAACAAAAGCTCATTTTCTTGGACAAATTATTAG
- a CDS encoding MFS transporter → MKATFYKLLSLKEGEFKLLILSSSFIFMLFGSYSILRPMRDALGLEGGKDELKWLFLATFIVCILASLCLMWLSGKIKRRFYADYVFIFFALNLIGFYVLMQSFEPHTQNFIWLARVFYVWISVFNLFAFSSAWSLIADVFSKEASNRLFGIIAAGASLGSIAGASSVGFLVAHLGVANLVFLSIALLLFAILLKNLILRELKTFETEESLSRFDRVIGSKNPFVGFKLIIASKYLLALCAFILLLTSVSTFLYMEQARIVRELFASREERIAAFANIDLIVQLSSLFIQIFLTAKIARFFGITSLLSSLGFIIALGFIVLSFTHPAFLPLVVVMSIRRVGEYALVKPGREMLFVPLSADSKYKVKNFLDTVVYRGGDALSAQLESVLASVGILCVLLVGAALSFIWGLLGVFLGRQYEGEASS, encoded by the coding sequence ATGAAAGCCACATTCTATAAACTTCTAAGCCTCAAAGAGGGTGAATTTAAACTCCTTATTTTATCAAGCAGTTTTATTTTTATGCTCTTTGGTTCATACTCAATCTTGCGCCCAATGCGCGATGCACTTGGGCTAGAAGGGGGCAAAGACGAGCTTAAATGGCTCTTTTTAGCAACTTTTATTGTCTGCATTCTTGCTTCTCTCTGCTTAATGTGGCTAAGCGGAAAGATTAAACGTAGATTCTATGCAGATTATGTATTTATCTTTTTTGCTTTAAATCTTATAGGCTTTTATGTTTTAATGCAATCCTTTGAACCCCACACGCAAAATTTTATCTGGCTCGCGCGCGTGTTTTATGTCTGGATTAGTGTTTTTAATCTATTTGCTTTTTCGAGCGCGTGGAGCTTGATTGCTGATGTTTTTAGCAAAGAAGCAAGCAATCGACTTTTTGGAATCATCGCCGCAGGAGCAAGCTTGGGCAGCATTGCGGGGGCAAGCAGTGTTGGGTTTTTGGTTGCACATTTGGGTGTGGCAAACCTTGTTTTTCTTTCAATCGCTCTTTTGCTATTTGCCATTTTACTAAAAAATCTCATCTTACGCGAACTCAAAACTTTTGAAACCGAAGAATCTTTAAGTCGTTTTGATAGAGTGATTGGCTCAAAAAATCCTTTTGTGGGCTTCAAGCTCATCATTGCTTCCAAATATCTTTTAGCCCTGTGTGCATTTATCCTTTTGCTCACAAGTGTTTCAACATTTCTCTATATGGAACAAGCACGAATCGTGCGCGAGCTTTTTGCTTCTCGTGAGGAGAGAATTGCCGCTTTTGCAAACATTGACTTAATCGTTCAACTTAGCTCACTTTTTATCCAAATTTTTCTCACCGCAAAAATCGCGCGTTTTTTTGGAATCACAAGCCTTTTAAGCAGCTTAGGGTTTATCATTGCTCTAGGTTTTATCGTTCTTAGCTTCACTCACCCCGCGTTTTTGCCTTTGGTGGTGGTAATGAGCATTCGCCGCGTGGGCGAATACGCGCTTGTCAAACCCGGGCGCGAAATGCTGTTTGTGCCGCTTAGTGCAGATTCTAAATATAAGGTTAAAAACTTTCTTGACACGGTGGTTTATCGCGGTGGAGACGCGCTCTCTGCACAGCTTGAAAGTGTCTTAGCAAGTGTCGGGATTCTTTGTGTGTTGCTCGTTGGTGCTGCGCTCTCGTTTATTTGGGGCTTGCTCGGTGTCTTTTTAGGCAGACAATATGAAGGGGAAGCCTCTTCGTGA
- a CDS encoding class I SAM-dependent methyltransferase translates to MVNQLLPHLTSYYHLYTDGFCANHLDKIGGDIDLCIIDTVHAAPGEAMDFLMVLPYLKPNAVIILHDIAYHTFSPIPFGKHRNICALLFFALIGDKCIPPQYEPYGHLFQNIGSCTLDPNQNQYVELYFRLLHLPWTYIPSQKDLDAFISHITKHYDKTFVDAFGEILTLQKKWFDQEAAQRRPQRTPMLKRWQRSIKKRINFVRERF, encoded by the coding sequence TTGGTTAATCAACTACTCCCACATCTCACCTCATACTATCATCTTTATACCGATGGATTTTGCGCCAATCACCTAGATAAAATCGGTGGCGATATTGATTTGTGCATCATTGATACCGTGCATGCTGCGCCGGGCGAGGCTATGGATTTTCTCATGGTGTTGCCTTATTTGAAGCCCAATGCAGTGATCATTCTCCATGACATTGCTTATCACACTTTTAGCCCAATACCCTTTGGCAAACACCGCAATATCTGCGCACTTTTGTTCTTTGCCCTTATAGGAGACAAGTGTATTCCCCCACAATACGAACCTTATGGGCATCTCTTCCAAAACATCGGCTCTTGCACATTAGACCCAAACCAAAACCAATATGTTGAGCTATATTTCCGACTCTTGCATTTACCTTGGACATATATACCCTCACAAAAAGACTTAGATGCTTTTATCAGTCATATTACTAAGCATTATGATAAGACATTTGTCGATGCTTTTGGTGAGATTCTCACTTTGCAAAAAAAATGGTTTGATCAAGAAGCAGCACAAAGACGCCCACAAAGAACTCCTATGCTCAAAAGATGGCAAAGAAGCATCAAAAAAAGAATAAACTTTGTGCGTGAGAGATTTTAG